In Brachybacterium fresconis, the genomic stretch CCCGCGCGGAGAACCCCACGTTCTTGAACATGGACATGGAGGAGTACCGGGACCTCGAGCTGACCCTGCAGGTCTTCGAGAAGCTCCTGGACCGGCCCGAGCTCGCCCAGCTGCACGCGGGCATCGTGCTGCAGGCCTACCTGCCCGATGCACCGTCGGCGATGGCACGACTGCGCCGCTTCGCCGAGCGCCGCGTCGCCGCCGGCGGGGCGCCGCTGAAGGTGCGCCTGGTCAAGGGGGCGAACCTCGCGATGGAGAAGGTCGACGCCTCCGTGCACGGGTGGACGCAGGCCCCCCTGCTCAGCAAGGAGGAGACCGACGCCCAGTACAAGCGGATGCTGCTCGAGGCACTGCACCCCGAGCAGCTGCGGTCGGTGCATCTGGGAGTGGCCGGGCACAACCTGTTCGACGTCGCCTTCGCGCATCTGCTGATGGGCGAGCGCGAGATCCCGGCCGGTCCGGGCAGCGGGGTCGAGTTCGAGATGCTCGCCGGCATGGCCCCCGGTCAGCAGGCCGTGGTCCGCGAGGCGACCGGCAGCATGCGGCTGTACGCCCCCGTGGTCCACCCCCGCCACTTCGATGTCGCCGTCTCCTACCTGGTGCGCCGATTGGAGGAGAACGCCTCCTCGGAGAACTTCCTGTCGGCCGCCTTCGAGCTCGACACCGAGCCGGACCTGTTCACCCGCGAGGAGCAGCGCTTCTCCCGCGCTCTGGGTCGGGCGCTGACCGAGACTTCGGTGCCCACCCATCGCGACCAGGACCGGGCTCTCGAGTCCCGCGACGGCGGGCCCGTGGAGCTCGGGACGACGATGCTGCCGGCCGTCCCCGGGGCTTTCCGCAACACCCCGGACACCGATCTGTCCACGGCCGCGAACCAGGCCTGGGCCGAGACCGTCACGCACCGGGTCCGCACCTCCACCCTCGGGGACCAGGAGGTGGCCGACGCCCGGATCGAGACGGTCGACGGCGTGCAGTCGGTCATCGCCCGGGCGCTCGAGGCCCAGCAGGACTGGGCGGCGCTGCCCGTGCAGAAGCGGGCCCAGGTGCTGCGCCGTGCCGCCGGGACCCTGGCGGCGCACCGCGGGGACCTGCTGGAGGTCATGGCCTCCGAGACCGGCAAGACCTTCGATCAGGGCGATCCGGAGATCAGCGAGGCGATCGACTTCGCTCTCTATTACGCGGAGCAGGCCGAGCAGCTCGATCGTCAGGAGGACGTCGCGTTCACCCCGCGCCGACTGACGCTGGTGACCCCGCCGTGGAACTTCCCGGTGGCGATCCCCACGGGCGGGACGCTCGCCGCCCTGGTCACCGGCAGCGCCGTGATCATGAAGCCGGCTCCGCAGTCCCGACGCTGCGGCGCCCTGATCGGCCGCCTGCTGCACGAGGCAGGCATTCCCGAGGGAGTCCTGACCCTCGTCGATGTGCCCGAGAACGAGGTGGGTCGCGCTCTGATCGCCGACCCGCGGATCGACCAGCTCATCCTCACCGGTGCCTCGGACACTGCCGCCATGTTCGCGTCCTGGCGTCCGGAGCTGCGGATCCTCGCCGAGACCAGCGGCAAGAACTCGATCATCGTCACTCCCCACGCGGATCTGGATCTGGCGGCGCACGACGTCGCCACCAGTGCATTCGGGCACGCCGGGCAGAAGTGCTCGGCCGCTTCCCTGGTGATCACCGTCGGCTCCGTCTCCCATTCCCGTCGCTTCTCCGCGCAGCTGGCCGATGCCGTGCTCAGCCTCCACGTCGGCGAGCCGACGGATCCGACCGTCCAGATGGGACCGGTCATCGAGGAGCCCGGCGAGAAGCTCGCCTCGGGGCTGACGGAGCTGGGGGACGGTGAGTCCTGGCTCGCGCGCCCCCGACAGCTGGATGACTCCGGACGCCTGTTCTCCCCCGGCGTGCGCGCCGGCGTCGAGGAGGGCTCCGCCTTCCATCTCACGGAGTACTTCGGGCCGATCCTCGGCGTGATCCACGCGGAGACCCTCGAGGACGCGGTGCGGATCCAGAACGGCACCGCCTTCGGGCTCACCGCCGGGCTGCACTCCCTGGAACCAGCCGAGATCGCGTGGTGGACCGAGCACGTCGAGGCCGGGAACCTGTACGTCAACCGCGGCATCACCGGAGCCATCGTGCAGCGTCAGCCCTTCGGCGGCTGGAAGCGCTCGGCGATCGGGCAGACGTCGAAGGCGGGCGGTCCGAACTATCTCGTCCACCTCATGGACACCGCCGACGCGGGGTCGGCGCTCGCAGCAGGCGACGAGGACGCCTGGCTGTCCGCCGCCCGTCACTCCGACCGCGAGCACTGGGCGAGCACCTTCATGCCGCGGGACGTGCAGGACCTGCACGGGGAGATCAACGTCCTGCGGCATCTGCCGATCCCGGTGATGGTCCGGGCGGCAGTCGGCACCTCCGCGACCGAGCTTGCCCGCGTGCTGCACGCCGCCGCCACGGTCGACGCCGAGGTGGAGGTCTCCCTCGCCGACCCGGCGCTGACCGAGGTCGCCACCGCCGCGGGCCTGTCGGGATCCGAGGTCCAGGTCGAGGACGCCGCGGCCTTCGCCCGCCGGGTGCCCGGTCTTCGCCAGCCGCGGGTCCGCCTGCTCGGCGAGACCGACGAGGACCTCCGTGCCGCGATCGCCGAGCACATCGACGTCGCCCTGTTCACCGGTGATGTGGTCGCCAGCGGCCGGGTGGAGATGCTGCCGTTCGTCCACGAGCAGGCGATCAGCGCCACTGATCACCGCTTCGGCAATCCCCTGCCCCACCAGCTGGATCTCACCGGAGGCAGAGGCTACGTGCGTGGACCGGCCTGAGCGACGGGATCGCGTGCGCGGGCCGGCCTGAGGGGCGGCCCACGCACGGTCGTGCCGCGCGACGCGCCGAGCCCGTGGCTCGCCGCGGCCCCGGGCCTCGCCGTGCCGCGCAGCTCGCTGTGCGCCGTCGGGCGCGCCTCGGTCGGGTCCCGGTACCAAGGTCGTACTCTGACGCGATCGTCACGACGCGAGCATCGAGGAGATCCATGACCGACGCCGATCCGAGCCGACAGCGTGCTGGTGCCCAGCATCGCCGCGCCCCGGCGCTGCGGCGCCCCGGAAGCAATGCACCATCGGCCGCCCGCACGGCGGACCACGAGCGAGACGCGGACGTCGCGTCCCCACCGACCGCCGACCGCGAGGATCTGCCGCCGACGCCGCCCGCGAAGAAGGTGCGCGACCCGTTCCTGGACAACGCCCGCGGCATTCTCATCACCCTCGTCGTCGTCGGGCACACGCTCGAATGCTTCGACGGCAAGTCCGGATTCCTCGGGGGCGCGATCTATACCTGGATCTACTCCTTCCACATGGCCGCGTTCGTGGCGATCTCCGGTTACCTCTCCCGCTCCTACCGCAATGAGCCGCGGCAGGTGCGGCGCCTGCTGACTGCGATGCTCGTACCATTCCTGATCTTCCAGGTGCTCCATGAGGTCGGGAAGATGCTGCTGCTGGGACATGAGTTCGATCCGCAGTTCGTCTCCACCGCCTGGACCCTGTGGTTCCTGCTGGCGCTGCTGATGTGGCGCCTGGTGACCCCGGTGCTGCGGGTGCTGCGCTATCCGCTGGTGTTCGCCGTGGCCATCGCGGTGATCGCTCCGTTGGATCCCGATCTGGACAGCACCTTCACCCTGGGTCGCTTCTTCGAGATGCTGCCGTTCTTCGTCCTGGGGCTGGTGACGACGCCGGCGATGCTGCAGAAGCTCAAGACACTGCCCCACCGCGCCTGGATCGGCGGCGGCGTCCTGCTGGCGGCGCTGGTGTTCTCCTTCGCCACCCACGAGATGTATTCGGTCGCGCGATTCTTCCTCCGCGGCAGCTACGCCGACGGGCCCTACGAGAACTGGCTCGCGATCATCATGCAGATCCTGGTGCTCGCCGCCGGCATGATCGGCACCGTCGCGCTGCTGCTGGCCACACCGCTGGGGCAGACGATCTGGACGGCGCTCGGTGCTCGCTCGCTGACGATCTACCTCCTGCATCCGCTGGTCCTGCTCCCGATCCGCTACATGGACGAACCCTTCGCCTGGGTCGAGGCCTGGTGGGCGCCCCTGCCGCTGATCGTCGTCGGTCTGGCGATCACCGCGGTGCTCTCCCGCGGCATCGTCGCCACCGCAACCCGCTGGGTCACCGATCCACCGATCGGGAACCTCCTGGTCAAGGACGAGGTCGCCCCGCAGGGCGGACGTCGCAGCACCGCCTGACCCGAGCAAGCGCGACGGGGTCCGGGCTCGCCCCGCCGCATCGAGATCGACGTTCAGAACACTTTCCATTGCGCAACTTGTTCCGAACGTCGTTCTCGGTGCACGGACTGCGGCCGCGGCACACGCCGGGTCAGCGCCCGCGGCACACGCCGGGTCTGCCGCCCGCGGCACACGCCGGGTCTGCTCAGGAGGACGAGGGTGTCCATCCCTGGCGTACCAATGCATCGCGCACCCGGTCCACTCCCCTCCGACACCTGTCGTGAAGGTCCTTGGCCGTCGTGCGCACCTCGATCCAGCCTGCCCGCGCCCGGCGCTCACCCCTTGCGATGTCCTTCGCCAATTGTTCGGCCTTGAGGTGCGTCGGGCCTTCGTGCTCGACAGCCACCCGCCACTGGGGCCAGTGCAGATCAGGTTCGCCGAGATCGATCTCGCGCCCTGTCTTGTCGGTACCGCCAGATGCGCGCACGTTGGCCAGCGGCTCAGGCAGCCCCGCCGCGACAACGGCGAGCCGCAGCCGAGTCTCTGCAGGCGAATCACTCCCGACTCGGACCCGGGCCACCGCCTCTCGGAACCTGTGGGCACCTCGCCCATGGAATCCTTCCGCGATCCCGGTCAGCGCCTCACACGTCGCATAGGGGTGCGACCTGCCCTCGAACTCGGGGCGCGGATGGCGCACCAGATGATCACCGATGGCGACGAGCGCGTCGGGCCGCAGAAGAGAGGAGAGATCGAGCAACGTCCGGACCCGCGTCGTGGCCAGCACCGATGGCATCTTCTCCAGAGCAACCGGCACGGCGTCGAGGTGGCTCCACCGCACCAGCGCGGTCTCTCGACGAGGCACGACTGCTGCGGCCAGGTGGACCCGTGTGTCCACGGCGCGGCCTCGAGGTCTGTACACCGACTTGCCACGCAGCCGACGAGCCGGGAGCGGAGCCCTCACCACCTCGTCCGCCAGCGTGCCGGGCAGCGGAAGTCCCCAGAGCCGCGCAGCCGTGAGCCCGGCGGCGAAGACATCGCCGTCTCGGCGACACAGGGCGGCGACGATGTCCGCCTCGGTGACCTGCGCGTCCACCCGCGCCCACAGCCCACGGTCGAGCGACCTGAGATCCGTGGCACGCAGACGTGAGGCCGATACGCCCGCGCGCCGCGCCTCCGTCGTCGTGAAGACGGAGTACGGGAGCGACGGCGGGAGCGGACGGGGTCTGCCAGGCATACCGCCAGCTTCGGATACCGGCGCGGCGCTGCTCCCCACCATCCACAACGTGCAGGTGGGCGGCTCGGTGGGAGAGGTCCTCCCCAGCGCGGATCACGGGGCGCTCGCCCTGACCGCATCGCGTCCCGACCTCTGCAGAGGCTGCGGACACGCTGGCCGTGTCGGCGTGGCGCCGCATCCCCGTTCGTCGTCGCGCCACATCGAGAACGACGTTCGGACCACCTTCAGTCCATGAAGATGGTCCGAACATCATTCTCGACCGGCCCGGGGCACCGCGGCGCGGGACACAGCAGATCCGCGCCCCGCCGCTCGCTCAGGCCGGGCTGACGGTGCCGACGCGAGCGCCCTCGGGCACCTCCCCGCCCTCGGCGCCGAGCACGGCATCCCCGACCACGGTGACATCGGCACCGAAGGTCCAGTCGCCCTGGACGTCCAGGGTGACGGCGTCCTGGAGCGAGGGCACCCCGTGCGAGAACCGCGGCTCGAAGTCGTCGATCAGCTTGTAGGATCCTGCGCTCAGCGACACCGAGGGCACCGTATCGACCCGCTGGACCAGGGCCGAACGTTCGTCGAGGTCGTACACGTCGGAGCGGATCAGCAGCAGGTCGCTGGTGGCCTTGACCGGCAGGAAGCGGTCCCGGCCCACGACGATCGCGGTCGCTCCGTCGAACACCTCGATCGCCGCGCCCATGGCGGATTCGAGCTGGTAGACGGCCGGGCTGGTCTTGTCGGAGGGGTCGACGGTCTTCTCGTTGCGGATCAGCGGCAGGCCCATGACGCCCCGGCGCTCCGTGAGCGCCGCGTCGAGCTTCTCCAGATCGAACCAGAGGTTGTTGGTATGGAAGAAGGGGTGACGGTGCTCGTCGGTGAAGAAGTCCATCTCCTCCTCCGGGGTCTGCGCGGTGTCGCGCAGGATGAGGCGGCCGTCTGATCTCCGCACCGCGAGGTGGCCGCCCTTGCGGTCCGCGGGGGTGCGGCGGCACAGCTCGGCGGCATAGGGGGCGCCGGTGGAGGCGAACCAGGAGGCCAGCACCGGGCTGGGGACGGTGCCGAGGTTGTCCGAGTTGGAGACGGAGGCGTACTTGAAGCCGGCGTCCAGCAGCTGCTGGAGCAGCCCGGAGGTCTGCAGGGCGGTGTAGAGATCGCCGTGGCCGGGCGGGCACCATTCCAGCGCCGGATCCTGCTCCCAGGTGACCGGGGCGAGGTCGTCGGTGCGCAGCTTGGGCTCCTTGTTCTGCAGGAAGTCCAGCGGCAGGTCGCCGACGCGCAGATCGGGGTACTTCTCGAGCACGGCGAGGGTGTCCTCGCGGGTGCGGAAGGAGTTCATGAAGATCAGCGGCAGCCGGGAGCCGGTGCCGCGCCGGGCGGCCAGGACCTGCTCGACCAGGAGATCCAGGAAGTTCTTGCCGTCCCGCACGGGCAGCAGGGACTTGGCCTGGTCCAGCCCCATCGAGGTGCCGAGCCCGCCGTTGAGGTTGATGATCGCGAGCTGGTCGAAGACCTGCTTGGCGTGGGCGGGGTCGATCGAGACGTCCTCGAGCAGCGGCGGGTCGAGGTAGGGGTCGATGGTGTCCTCGGGGATGGTGCCGGTGACTCCGTCCTCGAGCTGACCGTAGTAGTGGGTGAAGACGTCGATCGCGGTCTGGGCGACCCCGGCATCGGCCATCTTCTGCTGGGCGGCCTGAAGTCCTTCGTTGCTCATGGTCACAGCGTATCGAGTCGGAGCGCTCCGCCCGGCCTTCCCTCGCCGCCGCAGCAGTGCTTGGATGGTGGGCCGAGCGCCCCGGGCACCGCGGCCCGGCGCCAGATCCCGTGGAGGACCGATGCCCGCCGCCGATGACTCCCCGTCTTCCGCCCGCCCGTCCCTGCCCGACGTCGTCGACCGCGCGACCTGGCAGGCCGCTCGCGATGCTCTGCTGGTGCGCGAGAAGGAGCACACCCGCGCCGGCGACGCGCTGGCTGCCGCACGGCGAGACCTGCCCATGCTGGAGGTCGACGCCGCTGCGGAGGTCGTCGGCCCGGACGGCCCCGTCCCCTTCCTCGACCTCTTCGAGGGTCGCGAGGAGCTGCTCGTCTATCAACACATGTGGTGGGACGGTGCCCCGCACCAAGGGCAGTGCGAAGGCTGCACGGTGACGGCCTGGCACCTGCACGACGCCTCATACCTCCACGCCCGCGGAGTCTCTTTCGCGATCCTCACCACGGGCGTGTGGGACGAGGTGGCGCCCTACCTGGAGTTCATGGGCTACACCCAGCCCTGGTACTCGGTGCGGGGGCTGGACGAGCCGATCGGCGGCGAGATGGGCCATCTGGCCTGCTTCGTGCGCGATGGCGACCGGGCCTTCCTGACCTACTCGACGACGGGCCGCGGCAACGAGATCGCCGAGCCCAGCCTGCTCCTGCTGGACCTCACGCCCTTCGGTCGGGGCGAGGCCTGGCAGGAGATGCCGACGGGGCGCGTCGCGGACGACCCGGCATGCTGGTACTGGCGCACGGACGAGGAGGGCAACGCCACCTGGGGGCCGACGGGCCGACCGGTCCCCCAGTGGACCCGCCCGGGCGCGACGGCGGTGACGACCCTCGGCCGGCACGGCACTCACTGCTGACTCGCGATCACTGCGCGGGTGCCCCGTGGAGCTCGAGCCGCGGCCAGTGCGCGAGCGCGCGCAGCATCCACCGGTCATGGGTGGCGACCACGACGGCGGACGAGGCCTGCTCGAGCACCGCGAACAGGTCGTCGACCCCGCTGATGCCGAGGTGATTGGTCGGCTCGTCCAGCAGCAGCACGTCCGCGCGCCGCCCGAACAGCGCCGCGAGGGCCCGACGGCGCCGCTCCCCCGGGCTGCCCTGGTGGATCGCCGGCCGCTCGTCCTCCTGGGCGAGGTGCGCGATCTGCGCCCTGCCGAGGAACCGCACCGCGCCGTCGTCGGGGGCCAGTTCCCCGGCGAGCACACGCAGCAGCGACGTCTTGCCCGCTCCGTTGGGGCCGACGACGAGCAGACGGTCCCCGCCCTCGAGCCGCAGGGTGGTCCGCGCCAGCCGCCCGCCGATCCGCACGTCGTCGGCCCGCAGCAGGGGCGTGCCAGGGGACGTGCTCGCGTCCGGCAGGGTGAGGCGGGGCGGCGGGGGCGGCACGTCGAGCCGGTGCGCCTCGAGCCGGTCGAGTCGGTCGTTCATCGCCCGCACCACGCCGGGGGCGCGGGTCTGGCGCTGGTGCTTTCCGGTCCCTTTGGGCGGTCGCCACCCGGTGGAGAGGCGGGAGCGTGCCTCGTCGGCGCGGGAGCTGAGGCGGGCGTGCTCCTCCTGCTGTGCGCGGTACGCCTCCTGCCAGGCGGTCCGGGAGCGATCGCGGACCTCCTGCCAGCGCTGCCATCCTCCGCTGACCAGAAGGGCACGTCCGTCGCTGGTCGGATCGAGGTCGAGCACGGCGGTGGCGACGTCCGCGAGCAGCGCCCGGTCGTGGGTGACCAGCGCGAGAGCACCCGGATGCTCCTGCAGGGCGCGGGTGAGGTGATCGAGCCCGCGGGCGTCGAGGTGGTTGGTGGGCTCGTCCAGCAGCAGCAGATCATCCCGGGCAGCGAGCACCCCGGCCAGGCGCACCCGGTAGCGCTGGCCGACCGAGAGGGTCGCCAGCGGGCGGGAGCGGTCGGTGCACGCCTCCACCTCGCTCAGCGCGGCGTCGAGCCGGCGCTGCGCGTCCCAGGCATCCAGGGAGGTGACGTGTGCGAGCGCTGCGTCGTAGCGAGCGCTCGCTGCGGGGCCGACGTCCTCGGCCAGCGCTGCTGCGGCCTCGTCGTGCTCGCGCAGGGCTTCCAGGGGTCGGGCGAGCAGCTCGTCGAGCAGGTCGCCGACGGTGCGGGAGCCGGCGCTCCCAGAGGGTGCGTCCCGGGATCCGGCGCTCCGGGGATCCGCGGTCAGCGGCAGGTCCTGCTGGACCACGCCGAGGCTGCCGTGCCGCTCGAGGGTCCCGGCGTCGGCGTCGAGGGACCCGGCGAGCACCTCGAGCAGGGTGGTCTTGCCGCGCCCGTTCTCGCCGACCACGGCGAGGCGGTCCCCGGGAGCGAGCGTGAGGTCGAGGCCGTCGTGGAGCACGCGGCCGCCGCGGGCCAGGCGCAGGTCCCGGGCGCGAAGCTGCACGGGTCCGGTGGAGGTCGCGGTACGGATGGTGGAGGTCATGTCGTGCCTTCCGGTGGGAGGTCACCGGGCATGGCGAAGCGGCCGCCCGGTCAGATTCCGGACGACGGCGTGGGGGTGTGCTCGAGCGCCGCCGTCAGCGGCGGCTGCGGGGGCGCGCGATCTGGGCGACGCCTGACATGACGCATTGCATGCCCTCCACGGTAGGGATCGGCCCCTCGGCTGTCACGGCATTTTCCGCCGAGCATGACGGCGACCACGACCGCTCTACGATGGCGCGATGACCGCTCCCCTGCCGTCCCTGCACCAGCTGCGCGCCCTGGTCGCCTCCCACGACGTGCGAGCGGTGGTCTCCGATCTCGACGGGGTGCTGCGGGTCTTCGACCCCGACCTGTGGGACCGTCTGGACCACCACGCCGACGTCGCCCCCGGGGCCACGTTCGCGGCGATCCTCGGCCATCCCTTCCTCGAGGAGGTCACCCGCGGTCGCGGCACCCATGCGCAGTGGCGGGAGCGCGCCGAGGCCGAGCTCGTGGCGCAGGGCGCGGTCCCTCGGGCCGCCCGGGACACGGTGAGCCTCTGGGCGGACACCCCGGCCCGGGTCGACCCGGAGGTCCTCGCGCAGCCGCGCAGCTTCCGCGACCAGGGGCTGGGGGTCTTCGTGCTGACCAACGGAACCGACCGCCTTCCCGAGGAGCTGGAGGAGCTGGGACTGACGGGTCTCCTCGGCGATCGTCGGAGGTTCCTGCTGAACACCGCGGATCTCGGGGCGGCGAAGCCCGAGCGCGAGGCCTTCGCCCGAGCGCACGCCCGGATCCGCGCGGAGCTCGGCGCGCTGCACGGTGACGGGTTCGGTGACGGGTTCGGTGACGAGCGCCGCGGGGAGCTCGATGCTGCCTCCGCCGCGCCCCTCGCACCCGGCCAGGTCGCCTTCCTCGACGATTCCTCGGGGCACGTACGAGCGGCCGAGGAATTCGGCTGGCGAGCAGTCCTCCACCGGCGCGGCGGAGGCGAGGCCCTCCCTCCCCTAGAATCGGGAGCATGAGCACAGTCCTGTCCGCGGTCGCCTGGCCGTATGCCAACGGTCCCCGCCACATCGGTCATGTCGCCGGCTTCGGCGTCCCCTCCGACGTCTTCTCCCGCTACATGCGCATGGCCGGCCACGACGTGCTCATGGTCTCCGGCACCGACGAGCACGGCACCCCGATCCTGGTCGAGGCGGACAAGGAGGGCATCACGGCCCGCGAGCTCGCCGACCGCAACAACCGTCTGATCGTCGAGGACCTCGTGGCCCTGGGCCTCAGCTACGACCTGTTCACGCGGACCACCACCCGTAACCACCACCAGGTGGTCCAGGACATGTTCGTGACCGTGCGCGAGAACGGCTACATGGTCGAGAAGACCACCTCCGGGGCGATCTCCCCGTCGACCGGCCGCACCCTGCCGGACCGCTACATCGAGGGCACCTGCCCGATCTGCGGTGCCGGCGGCGCCCGCGGCGACCAGTGCGACACCTGCGGCAACCAGCTGGACCCCACGGATCTCATCGACCCCGTCTCGCGCATCAACGGCGAGACACCGGAGTTCATCGAGACCTCCCACTGGTTCCTGGACCTGCCCGCCCTGGCCGGGGAGCTCGGGCGCTGGCTCGACGAGCGGGAGGCCACCGGGCTGTGGCGCCCGAACGTGATCCGCTTCAGCCAGAACATCCTCGAGGACATCAAGCCGCGCGCGATGACCCGCGACATCGACTGGGGCATCCCGGTGCCGGGCTGGGAGGACCAGCCCAACAAGCGTCTGTACGTGTGGTTCGACGCCGTGATCGGCTACCTCTCGGCCTCCATCGAGTGGGCTCGGCGCTCCGGCGACCCCGAGGCGTGGCGGAGGTGGTGGAACGATCCCGACACCCTCGCCTACTACTTCATGGGCAAGGACAACATCGTCTTCCACTCCCAGATCTGGCCGGCGGAGATGATCGCCCAGAACGGCGCGGGCGACAAGGGAGGCGAGCCCGGGAAGTTCGGCGAGCTGACGCTGCCCACCGAGGTCGTCTCCAGCGAGTTCCTCACCATGGAGGGCAAGAAGTTCTCCTCGTCCAAGGGCATCGTGATCTACGTGCGCGACGTGCTCGAGCGGTACCAGCCCGACGCGCTGCGCTACTTCATCTCCGCCGCCGGCCCGGAGAACCAGGACGCCGACTTCACCTGGTCCGACTTCGTCTCGCGCACCAACAACGAGCTGGTCGCGGGCTGGGGCAACCTGATCAACCGCACCGCGGCCATGATCGCCAAGAACGTCGGCGAGATCCCGCCGGCCGGGGACCTCGAGGAGATCGACGAGCAGCTGCTCGGCGCGATCCAGGAGGGCTTCGACACCGTCGGGAAGCTCATCGAGGCCCACCGCCAGCGGGCCGCGATCACCGAGGCCATGCGCCTGGTCGGCGAGGCGAACGCCTACGTCTCGCGCACCGAGCCGTTCAAGCTGAAGGCCGAGGAGCAGCGCCCCCGCCTGCTGACGGTGCTGCACGTCCTCGCCCAGGCCGTCACCGATCTGAACACGATCCTGGCCCCGTTCCTGCCGCAGTCCGCCAATGCGGTCGAGCGCACCCTGGGCGGTGACCGACAGATCGCCCCGCTGCCGCACATCGCGGAGGTCGAGGACCTCGACGGCGGACCGTCCTACCCGATCATCACCGGCGACTACACCGACGTCCCGGCCTGGGAGCACCGTCCCGTGACCGTCGGACAGACGGTCATGAAGCCGGTCCCGGTGTTCGTCAAGCTCGATCCGACCGTCGCCGAGCAGGAGCTCGAGCGTCTCGAGGCCGCGGCCGAGGAAGACTGACCCGCGGCGACCTCGACCGATCGGGGCCATGCCTCGGCCGTCCCCGGTATACGGTGACGGGACCCCAGCTCTCGACGAAGGAGGCGACCATCCGATGTCCTCATCCGATCCGCAGCACGGGGACGGAGCGGCATCCGTCCAGCGTCTGAACCCCAAGGTCGTCGCGATCAGCGTGGCCGCGGCCGTCGGAGGCTTCCTCTTCGGCTTCGACACGTCGGTCATCAACGGCGCTGTCGATGCGCTGTCCGAGGAGTTCACCCTCGGCTCCGGTCTGACCGGTTTCGCCGTCTCCTCCGCACTGGTCGGCAGTGCGGTCGGCGCCTGGTTCGCCGGCAGCCTCTCCAGCCGGTACGGCCGTGTGAAGGTGATGGTGATCGCCGCGACCCTCTTCTTCGTCTCGGCGCTCGGCTCCGGCCTCGCCACCGGGGTATGGGACCTGATCGCCTGGCGCGTGCTCGGTGGCCTCGGCGTCGGGGCGGCCAGCATCATCGCCCCGGCCTACATCGCCGAGGTGGCCCCGGCAAAGTACCGCGGTCGCCTCGGCTCGCTCCAGCAGCTGTCGATCGTGTTGGGCATCTTCGCAGCATTGCTGTCCAACGCCGTGCTCGCGAACGTCGCCGGCGGCGCCTCGAGCACCCTCTGGCTCGGTGTGCCCGCCTGGCGGTGGATGTTCCTGATCGAGGCGATCCCCGCCGTCTTCTACGGCGTGTTCGCGCTGAAGCTGCCGGAGTCGCCGCGTTTCCTGGTCGCGAACGGGAAACTCGACGAGGCATCCCGCGTTCTGTACCGGTTCACCGGCGAGCTCGACGTGAACCTGAAGATCGAGCAGATCCGC encodes the following:
- a CDS encoding proline dehydrogenase family protein; translation: MTTTLTIEDVAAQVRAWVDAAATRPIPGAAKMLSDLLRDPEGLTFTLDFVDRVIRPEDPKAAAVELRRLARNPPGFLPPVLRRVVALGGSASHVAPSVVVPTAQAAMRKMVSHLILDARNGPLTTAITRLTADGTTLNINLLGEAVLGAKEASRRLEGVREIVARPDVDYASIKVSSIVDHLPLWAASQTVDHIVETLLPLYLDAARAENPTFLNMDMEEYRDLELTLQVFEKLLDRPELAQLHAGIVLQAYLPDAPSAMARLRRFAERRVAAGGAPLKVRLVKGANLAMEKVDASVHGWTQAPLLSKEETDAQYKRMLLEALHPEQLRSVHLGVAGHNLFDVAFAHLLMGEREIPAGPGSGVEFEMLAGMAPGQQAVVREATGSMRLYAPVVHPRHFDVAVSYLVRRLEENASSENFLSAAFELDTEPDLFTREEQRFSRALGRALTETSVPTHRDQDRALESRDGGPVELGTTMLPAVPGAFRNTPDTDLSTAANQAWAETVTHRVRTSTLGDQEVADARIETVDGVQSVIARALEAQQDWAALPVQKRAQVLRRAAGTLAAHRGDLLEVMASETGKTFDQGDPEISEAIDFALYYAEQAEQLDRQEDVAFTPRRLTLVTPPWNFPVAIPTGGTLAALVTGSAVIMKPAPQSRRCGALIGRLLHEAGIPEGVLTLVDVPENEVGRALIADPRIDQLILTGASDTAAMFASWRPELRILAETSGKNSIIVTPHADLDLAAHDVATSAFGHAGQKCSAASLVITVGSVSHSRRFSAQLADAVLSLHVGEPTDPTVQMGPVIEEPGEKLASGLTELGDGESWLARPRQLDDSGRLFSPGVRAGVEEGSAFHLTEYFGPILGVIHAETLEDAVRIQNGTAFGLTAGLHSLEPAEIAWWTEHVEAGNLYVNRGITGAIVQRQPFGGWKRSAIGQTSKAGGPNYLVHLMDTADAGSALAAGDEDAWLSAARHSDREHWASTFMPRDVQDLHGEINVLRHLPIPVMVRAAVGTSATELARVLHAAATVDAEVEVSLADPALTEVATAAGLSGSEVQVEDAAAFARRVPGLRQPRVRLLGETDEDLRAAIAEHIDVALFTGDVVASGRVEMLPFVHEQAISATDHRFGNPLPHQLDLTGGRGYVRGPA
- a CDS encoding acyltransferase family protein; its protein translation is MTDADPSRQRAGAQHRRAPALRRPGSNAPSAARTADHERDADVASPPTADREDLPPTPPAKKVRDPFLDNARGILITLVVVGHTLECFDGKSGFLGGAIYTWIYSFHMAAFVAISGYLSRSYRNEPRQVRRLLTAMLVPFLIFQVLHEVGKMLLLGHEFDPQFVSTAWTLWFLLALLMWRLVTPVLRVLRYPLVFAVAIAVIAPLDPDLDSTFTLGRFFEMLPFFVLGLVTTPAMLQKLKTLPHRAWIGGGVLLAALVFSFATHEMYSVARFFLRGSYADGPYENWLAIIMQILVLAAGMIGTVALLLATPLGQTIWTALGARSLTIYLLHPLVLLPIRYMDEPFAWVEAWWAPLPLIVVGLAITAVLSRGIVATATRWVTDPPIGNLLVKDEVAPQGGRRSTA
- a CDS encoding UTP--glucose-1-phosphate uridylyltransferase — translated: MSNEGLQAAQQKMADAGVAQTAIDVFTHYYGQLEDGVTGTIPEDTIDPYLDPPLLEDVSIDPAHAKQVFDQLAIINLNGGLGTSMGLDQAKSLLPVRDGKNFLDLLVEQVLAARRGTGSRLPLIFMNSFRTREDTLAVLEKYPDLRVGDLPLDFLQNKEPKLRTDDLAPVTWEQDPALEWCPPGHGDLYTALQTSGLLQQLLDAGFKYASVSNSDNLGTVPSPVLASWFASTGAPYAAELCRRTPADRKGGHLAVRRSDGRLILRDTAQTPEEEMDFFTDEHRHPFFHTNNLWFDLEKLDAALTERRGVMGLPLIRNEKTVDPSDKTSPAVYQLESAMGAAIEVFDGATAIVVGRDRFLPVKATSDLLLIRSDVYDLDERSALVQRVDTVPSVSLSAGSYKLIDDFEPRFSHGVPSLQDAVTLDVQGDWTFGADVTVVGDAVLGAEGGEVPEGARVGTVSPA
- a CDS encoding DUF899 family protein; the protein is MPAADDSPSSARPSLPDVVDRATWQAARDALLVREKEHTRAGDALAAARRDLPMLEVDAAAEVVGPDGPVPFLDLFEGREELLVYQHMWWDGAPHQGQCEGCTVTAWHLHDASYLHARGVSFAILTTGVWDEVAPYLEFMGYTQPWYSVRGLDEPIGGEMGHLACFVRDGDRAFLTYSTTGRGNEIAEPSLLLLDLTPFGRGEAWQEMPTGRVADDPACWYWRTDEEGNATWGPTGRPVPQWTRPGATAVTTLGRHGTHC